GAGGATGGAGCGGGCGGCGTCCGCCACCGGCTCATTGAAGTCGTCGCCCTCGACCAGCACCGTGTACAGCCCGGTGATGGTGCCGCGCCGCCCCGCCCCGGCCCGCTCCAGCAGGCGCGGCAGCTGGGCAAACACCGACGGCGGGTAGCCCTTGGTGGTCGGCGGCTCGCCCACCGACAGCCCCATCTCGCGCCACGCCATGCACACGCGGGTCACCGAGTCCATCATGAGCAGCACGTCCTTGCCGGCGTCGCGGAAGTACTCCGCGATGGCCGTGGCCACGAACGACCCGGTGGCGCGGATCACGGCGGGCTGGTCGCTGGTGGCCACCACCACCACCGAGCGGCGCAGTCCCTCCACGCCCAGGTCGCGTTCGATGAACTCCCGCACCTCGCGCCCGCGCTCGCCGAGCAGCGCGATCACGTTGACGTCGGCGGTGGTGCGCCGCGCGATCATGCCGAGCAGCACGCTCTTGCCCACGCCGCTGCCGGCCATGATGCCGATCCGCTGCCCGCGGCCGAGGGTGATGAGCCCGTCGATGGCGCGCACCCCGGTGCCCAGCGGCCGCTCGATCCGGCTCCGCTCCAGCGGGTGGGGCGGCTCCGCCGACAGCGCGTAGCGGGTGGCCGGCCCGATGGGGCCGAGCCCGTCGATCGGCCGGCCCAGGCCGTCGACCACCCGGCCGATGAGGCCGTCGCAGACCTTCACGTCGAGCGAGCGCCGCAGCGGCCGCACGGTGGCGCCGGGGTGGATGCCCTCGAGGTCGCCCAGCGGCATGAGCAGGATGCCCCGCTCGTGGAACCCCACCACCTGCACGGTGACGCGGGGCCGCCCGTGGCTCTCGATCCGGCACAGCTCGCCCAGCGCCACGTCGAGCGAGGACGCCTCGACCACCTGGCCGATCACCCGGGTGACGCGGCCGTGCACCAGGAAGCGCGGGGCATCGGCGGCCCGCTGCGCTGCCTGCTCGGCCCGTTCCTGGAGCGACAGCATCCCGCCGTGGAGGAGCTCAGTCATCGCGCATCTTGTGATAGATTTCCTTGAGGGCCAGGTCCACCCGGCCGTCCACCACCCGGTGCGGCGTCTCGAGCGTGCAGCCCCCCCGCTCGATCGACGCGTCCGCCACCCACTGCAGGTCGGCTGCCCGCCCATCGCTTCCCGGGAGCCCGAACTGGCTGCGCAGCGCCGAGAGGTCTTCCGGGTTCAGGTGGATCTCCACCCGTGACCCGACCGGGAACGCCTCCAGCCCCT
The Gemmatimonadota bacterium DNA segment above includes these coding regions:
- a CDS encoding FliI/YscN family ATPase, translating into MLSLQERAEQAAQRAADAPRFLVHGRVTRVIGQVVEASSLDVALGELCRIESHGRPRVTVQVVGFHERGILLMPLGDLEGIHPGATVRPLRRSLDVKVCDGLIGRVVDGLGRPIDGLGPIGPATRYALSAEPPHPLERSRIERPLGTGVRAIDGLITLGRGQRIGIMAGSGVGKSVLLGMIARRTTADVNVIALLGERGREVREFIERDLGVEGLRRSVVVVATSDQPAVIRATGSFVATAIAEYFRDAGKDVLLMMDSVTRVCMAWREMGLSVGEPPTTKGYPPSVFAQLPRLLERAGAGRRGTITGLYTVLVEGDDFNEPVADAARSILDGHIVLTRKLAAQKHFPAIDVLDSVSRVRDQVIAPEHLNAANVLLRLEAAWRANEDLIAVGAYKAGGDKLADAAIQLRDETLNFLRQRAEDGTSYEETRVRLAAIAQRTNAMLGGRPG